A region of Thermobifida halotolerans DNA encodes the following proteins:
- the pyrR gene encoding bifunctional pyr operon transcriptional regulator/uracil phosphoribosyltransferase PyrR, giving the protein MHARKHADGERPDQTRAVLEGPEIGRALTRIAHEILERTKGGDDLTLLGIRTGGVPLARRLAERIERVENRSVPWGALDITMYRDDLRMAPARALGRTEIPAEGVDGRVVVLVDDVLFSGRTVRAALDALNDLGRPRAVQLAVLVDRGHRELPIRADYVGKNLPTSLRESVTVLQEEPHGRDAVLIGPAKPRPGAEPAATGPTASEVDR; this is encoded by the coding sequence GTGCATGCCCGAAAACATGCCGACGGCGAGCGACCAGACCAGACAAGAGCGGTCCTCGAGGGTCCCGAGATCGGCCGGGCCCTGACCCGCATCGCCCACGAGATCCTGGAACGCACCAAGGGCGGAGACGATCTCACCCTGCTGGGCATCCGCACCGGGGGCGTCCCGCTCGCCCGGCGACTCGCCGAGCGCATCGAGCGGGTGGAAAACCGCAGTGTTCCCTGGGGCGCACTCGACATCACCATGTACCGCGACGACCTGCGGATGGCTCCCGCCCGCGCGCTGGGCCGCACCGAGATCCCCGCCGAGGGCGTCGACGGACGCGTCGTGGTCCTGGTCGACGACGTGCTCTTCTCCGGCCGCACCGTCCGCGCCGCCCTGGACGCGCTCAACGACCTGGGCCGCCCCCGCGCGGTGCAGCTCGCGGTCCTGGTCGACCGCGGCCACCGCGAACTTCCCATCCGAGCCGACTACGTCGGCAAGAACCTGCCCACCTCGCTGCGGGAGAGCGTCACCGTCCTCCAGGAGGAGCCGCACGGACGCGACGCCGTCCTCATCGGTCCGGCCAAACCGCGCCCCGGCGCCGAGCCCGCGGCGACCGGCCCGACCGCGTCGGAGGTCGACCGCTGA
- a CDS encoding aspartate carbamoyltransferase catalytic subunit: MRHLLSTGDLTRDEAVLILDTAKELAQVGERSVKKLPTLRGRTVVNLFYEDSTRTRISFEAAAKRMSADVINFSARGSSVAKGESLKDTALTLQAMGADGVVIRHSASGAARRLADWVDGAVVNAGDGTHEHPTQALLDAFTMRERMGRLEDLRVAVVGDIRHSRVARSNVLLLNTLGAEVTLVAPPTLLPVSVGTWPCSVSYDLDEVLPKSDVVMMLRVQAERMNASFFPSAREYSRRYGLDADRFARMAEHAIVMHPGPMIRGMEISAEVADSPRSTVVEQVTNGVSVRMAVLYLLLGGAMQTTGNQGETR; this comes from the coding sequence ATGCGACACCTGCTCTCCACCGGGGACCTGACCCGCGACGAGGCCGTCCTGATCCTCGACACCGCCAAGGAGCTCGCCCAGGTCGGCGAACGCTCCGTCAAGAAACTGCCGACCCTGCGCGGCCGCACCGTGGTCAACCTCTTCTACGAGGACTCCACGCGCACCCGGATCTCCTTCGAGGCCGCGGCCAAGCGCATGTCGGCCGACGTCATCAACTTCTCCGCCAGGGGTTCCAGCGTCGCCAAGGGCGAGAGCCTCAAGGACACCGCGCTGACCCTGCAGGCCATGGGCGCCGACGGCGTGGTCATCCGGCACAGCGCCTCGGGCGCCGCGCGCCGCCTCGCCGACTGGGTGGACGGCGCGGTCGTCAACGCGGGCGACGGCACCCACGAGCACCCCACGCAGGCCCTGCTGGACGCCTTCACCATGCGCGAGCGCATGGGACGGCTGGAGGACCTGCGCGTGGCCGTCGTCGGCGACATCCGGCACAGCCGCGTCGCCCGCTCCAACGTGCTGCTGCTCAACACCCTGGGCGCCGAGGTCACCCTCGTGGCCCCGCCCACCCTGCTGCCCGTCTCGGTGGGCACCTGGCCCTGCTCGGTCTCCTACGACCTGGACGAGGTGCTGCCCAAGAGCGACGTCGTGATGATGCTGCGGGTGCAGGCCGAGCGGATGAACGCGTCCTTCTTCCCGTCCGCGCGCGAGTACAGCCGACGCTACGGCCTGGACGCCGACCGCTTCGCGCGGATGGCCGAGCACGCCATCGTCATGCACCCGGGCCCCATGATCCGCGGCATGGAGATCTCCGCGGAGGTCGCCGACTCGCCCCGCTCCACCGTCGTGGAGCAGGTCACCAACGGGGTCAGCGTGCGCATGGCCGTGCTGTACCTGCTGCTGGGCGGAGCGATGCAGACAACGGGGAACCAGGGGGAGACCAGATGA
- a CDS encoding dihydroorotase → MTDTKRYLIRDTRVLGGERTDILLGSGRIEQIGADLPADGAEVVDAAGAIALPGLVDLHTHLREPGREDAETVATGSRSAAMGGYTAVFAMANTDPVADTAGVVEQVWRLGRDAGYCDVHPVGAVTVGLGGRQLAELGAMADSPARVRVFSDDGMCVSDALLMRRALEYVKAFGGVVAQHAQEPRLTEGAQMNEGVVSDRLGLAGWPAVAEEAIIARDCLLAEHVGSRLHVCHVSTRGSVQIIRWAKSRGCDVTAEVTPHHLLLTDELAESYDPVYKVNPPLRTAEDVEALREGLADGTIDIVATDHAPHPSEAKETEWGQAAMGMLGLETALSVVQHTMVDTGRLDWAGVARRMSATPARIGRVTDQGRPVAVGEPANITLYDPTATRVVDPSAMASKSRNSPYVGMTLPGRVLATFLRGVPTVLDGKIQ, encoded by the coding sequence ATGACCGACACCAAGCGCTACCTGATCCGCGACACCCGCGTCCTGGGCGGCGAGCGCACCGACATCCTGCTGGGCTCCGGCCGCATCGAGCAGATCGGCGCGGACCTGCCCGCAGACGGGGCCGAGGTCGTCGACGCGGCGGGGGCGATCGCCCTGCCCGGACTGGTCGACCTCCACACCCACCTGCGTGAACCCGGACGCGAGGACGCCGAGACCGTCGCCACCGGTTCGCGGTCGGCCGCGATGGGCGGCTACACCGCCGTCTTCGCCATGGCCAACACCGACCCCGTCGCCGACACCGCCGGAGTCGTCGAGCAGGTCTGGCGGCTGGGCCGCGACGCGGGCTACTGCGACGTGCACCCCGTGGGCGCGGTCACCGTCGGCCTGGGCGGCCGGCAGTTGGCCGAACTCGGCGCGATGGCGGACTCCCCGGCCCGGGTGCGCGTGTTCTCCGACGACGGCATGTGCGTCTCCGACGCGCTGCTCATGCGCCGCGCCCTGGAGTACGTCAAGGCCTTCGGCGGGGTCGTCGCCCAGCACGCCCAGGAGCCGCGGCTGACCGAGGGCGCCCAGATGAACGAGGGCGTCGTCTCCGACCGGCTGGGCCTGGCGGGCTGGCCCGCGGTCGCCGAGGAGGCGATCATCGCCCGCGACTGCCTGCTCGCCGAGCACGTCGGCTCGCGCCTGCACGTCTGCCACGTCTCCACCAGGGGGTCGGTGCAGATCATCCGCTGGGCCAAGAGCCGCGGCTGCGACGTCACCGCGGAGGTGACCCCGCACCACCTGCTGCTCACCGACGAACTCGCCGAGAGCTACGACCCGGTCTACAAGGTCAACCCGCCGCTGCGCACCGCCGAGGACGTCGAGGCGCTGCGCGAGGGACTGGCCGACGGCACGATCGACATCGTGGCCACCGACCACGCGCCGCACCCCAGCGAGGCCAAGGAGACCGAGTGGGGCCAGGCCGCGATGGGAATGCTCGGCCTGGAGACGGCGCTGTCGGTGGTGCAGCACACGATGGTCGACACCGGCCGCCTCGACTGGGCCGGGGTGGCGCGGCGCATGTCGGCCACTCCCGCCCGGATCGGCCGCGTCACCGACCAGGGCCGCCCGGTCGCCGTCGGGGAGCCCGCCAACATCACGCTCTACGACCCGACCGCCACGCGGGTGGTCGACCCCTCCGCGATGGCGTCCAAGAGCCGCAACTCGCCCTACGTCGGCATGACGCTGCCGGGCCGCGTGCTCGCCACCTTCCTGCGCGGGGTTCCGACCGTCCTCGACGGGAAGATCCAGTGA
- the carA gene encoding glutamine-hydrolyzing carbamoyl-phosphate synthase small subunit, producing the protein MSDHFQAPATPPPANGAAGGERRSDQTTPIRPAEGKKNVQVPAILVLEDGRVFHGASFGAEGETFGEIVFNTGMTGYQETLTDPSYHRQIVAMTAPHIGNTGVNDDDPESGRIWVAGYVVREPARIPSNWRAKRTLDEELRRQGIVGIAMPGTRALTRHLRDKGAMRAAISTVELDPQRLLERVLASPRMAGADLAGEVTTAEPYTVRPPEGVPTRFTVAAVDLGIKAMTPQRLAERGCEVRVLPADTTAEEILALDPDGVFFSNGPGDPATADTAVAAMRGVLDAGRPLFGICFGNQILGRALGLGTYKLPFGHRGINQPVRDTRTGRVYITSQNHGFAVRADADGAFDTPYGRAEVSYIGLNDNVVEGLRLLDRPAFSAQFHPEAAAGPHDAAELFDAFVDLMAAHRDARDAARV; encoded by the coding sequence ATGAGCGACCACTTCCAGGCGCCCGCGACCCCGCCGCCCGCGAACGGCGCGGCGGGCGGGGAGCGCCGCAGCGACCAGACCACACCCATCCGTCCCGCAGAGGGGAAGAAGAACGTGCAGGTGCCCGCGATCCTGGTGCTGGAGGACGGCCGAGTCTTCCACGGGGCCTCCTTCGGAGCCGAGGGGGAGACCTTCGGCGAGATCGTGTTCAACACCGGCATGACCGGCTACCAGGAGACTCTCACCGATCCCTCCTACCACCGCCAGATCGTGGCGATGACCGCGCCGCACATCGGCAACACCGGGGTCAACGACGACGACCCCGAGTCGGGCCGCATCTGGGTGGCCGGGTACGTCGTCCGCGAGCCCGCCCGCATCCCGTCGAACTGGCGGGCCAAGCGCACCCTCGACGAGGAGCTGCGCCGCCAGGGGATCGTGGGCATCGCGATGCCCGGCACCCGGGCGCTCACCCGCCACCTGCGCGACAAGGGCGCGATGCGCGCCGCGATCAGCACCGTGGAGCTCGACCCGCAGCGGCTGCTGGAGCGGGTCCTGGCCAGCCCCCGGATGGCGGGCGCCGACCTGGCCGGCGAGGTCACCACCGCCGAGCCGTACACGGTCCGCCCGCCCGAGGGCGTGCCCACCCGGTTCACCGTCGCCGCGGTCGACCTCGGCATCAAGGCGATGACCCCGCAGCGGCTCGCCGAACGCGGCTGCGAGGTGCGGGTCCTGCCCGCCGACACCACCGCCGAGGAGATCCTCGCCCTCGACCCCGACGGCGTGTTCTTCAGCAACGGCCCCGGCGACCCCGCCACCGCCGACACCGCCGTGGCGGCGATGCGCGGCGTGCTGGACGCGGGCAGGCCGCTGTTCGGCATCTGCTTCGGCAACCAGATCCTGGGCCGGGCCCTGGGACTGGGCACCTACAAGCTGCCCTTCGGGCACCGGGGCATCAACCAGCCGGTCCGCGACACCCGGACCGGGCGCGTCTACATCACCAGCCAGAACCACGGCTTCGCGGTGCGCGCCGACGCCGACGGTGCGTTCGACACCCCGTACGGCCGCGCCGAGGTCAGCTACATCGGACTCAACGACAACGTGGTCGAGGGGCTGCGGCTGCTGGACCGTCCGGCGTTCAGCGCCCAGTTCCACCCCGAGGCCGCCGCCGGACCGCACGACGCCGCCGAGCTGTTCGACGCCTTCGTCGACCTCATGGCCGCCCACCGGGACGCGCGCGACGCCGCACGGGTCTGA
- the carB gene encoding carbamoyl-phosphate synthase large subunit gives MPRRTDLSSVLVIGSGPIVIGQACEFDYSGTQACRVLKAEGLRVILVNSNPATIMTDPEFADATYVEPITPEMVEKIIAKERPDALLPTLGGQTALNTAVALHESGVLAKYDVELIGANIDAIQSGEDRDVFKRIVERIGGESARSVICHTLEECLAAAEELSYPVVVRPSFTMGGAGSGFAHDETELRRIAGQGLELSPTTEVLLEESILGWKEYELELMRDANDNVVVVCSIENLDPMGVHTGDSITVAPAMTLTDREYQRLRDLGIAVIREVGVDTGGCNIQFAVHPETGRVIVIEMNPRVSRSSALASKATGFPIAKIAAKLAIGYTLDEIPNDITAETPASFEPTLDYVVVKMPRFAFEKFPGADPGLTTTMKSVGEAMAIGRSFPEALQKAMRSLEKKGAAFTWAGEPGDKDELLRAVRTPSENRLRQVQQALRAGATVAELYEATRIDPWFLDQLLRLEEKARELAAAPRLDAELLRSAKRLGFSDVQIGEITGRSEEVVRELRDALDVHPVYLTVDTCAAEFAARTPYLYSSYDEETEVPESSRPKVIILGSGPNRIGQGVEFDYSCVHASFALAEAGYETVMVNCNPETVSTDYDTSDRLYFEPLTLEDVLEVVRAEQLTGQVAGVIVQLGGQTPLGLAGKLKDAGVPIVGTSPEAIDLAEDRGEFGRVLARAGLPAPKHGTAQSFEEARAIADEIGYPVLVRPSYVLGGRGMEIVYNESMLADYIERNAEVSTEHPVLVDRFLDDAIEIDVDALYDGTDLYLGGIMEHIEEAGIHSGDSACALPSITLGQEDIERIRYSTEAIAAGVGVRGLLNVQYALASGVLYVLEANPRASRTVPFVSKATAVPLAKAAARVMMGAAVRELRAEGVLPPRGDGGTLPLDAPVAVKEAVLPFNRFIDRHGHGVDTVLGPEMRSTGEVMGLDADFGTAYAKSQLATYGKLPTSGAVFVSVANRDKRTMIFPVKRLADLGFEILATEGTALALRRHGVQARVVRKHSDGPGPDGEPTIVQRIHNGEVSLIVNTPFGGPGQSGPRLDGYEIRTAAVARGVPSVTTVQGLSAAVQGIESLVNGDIGVRSLQEHARALQAATREALAR, from the coding sequence ATGCCACGCCGTACTGATCTTTCGTCTGTGCTCGTGATCGGCTCCGGTCCGATCGTCATCGGCCAGGCGTGCGAGTTCGACTACTCGGGCACCCAGGCCTGCCGGGTGCTCAAGGCCGAGGGCCTGCGGGTCATCCTGGTCAACTCCAACCCGGCCACGATCATGACCGACCCCGAGTTCGCCGACGCCACCTACGTCGAGCCGATCACCCCCGAGATGGTCGAGAAGATCATCGCCAAGGAGCGCCCCGACGCGCTGCTGCCCACCCTGGGCGGGCAGACCGCGCTGAACACCGCCGTCGCGCTGCACGAGTCCGGAGTGCTCGCCAAGTACGACGTCGAACTGATCGGCGCGAACATCGACGCCATCCAGTCCGGCGAGGACCGCGACGTCTTCAAGAGGATCGTGGAGCGCATCGGCGGGGAGTCCGCCCGCTCGGTGATCTGCCACACCCTCGAGGAGTGCCTGGCCGCCGCCGAGGAGCTGAGCTACCCGGTCGTGGTCCGCCCCTCCTTCACCATGGGCGGCGCGGGGTCCGGCTTCGCCCACGACGAGACCGAGCTGCGCCGCATCGCCGGGCAGGGGCTGGAGCTCTCGCCCACCACCGAGGTGCTGCTGGAGGAGTCCATCCTCGGCTGGAAGGAGTACGAGCTGGAGCTGATGCGCGACGCCAACGACAACGTGGTCGTCGTCTGCTCCATCGAGAACCTCGACCCGATGGGCGTGCACACCGGCGACTCCATCACGGTGGCGCCCGCCATGACCCTCACCGACCGCGAGTACCAGCGGCTGCGCGACCTCGGCATCGCCGTCATCCGCGAGGTCGGCGTGGACACCGGCGGCTGCAACATCCAGTTCGCGGTGCACCCCGAGACCGGCCGGGTCATCGTCATCGAGATGAACCCGCGCGTCTCGCGGTCCTCGGCGCTGGCCTCCAAGGCCACCGGCTTCCCCATCGCCAAGATCGCCGCCAAGCTCGCGATCGGCTACACCCTGGACGAGATCCCCAACGACATCACCGCCGAGACCCCGGCCAGCTTCGAGCCGACCCTGGACTACGTGGTCGTCAAGATGCCGCGGTTCGCGTTCGAGAAGTTCCCCGGCGCCGACCCCGGCCTGACCACCACCATGAAGTCCGTGGGCGAGGCCATGGCCATCGGCCGGTCCTTCCCCGAGGCGCTGCAGAAGGCCATGCGCTCGCTGGAGAAGAAGGGCGCCGCCTTCACCTGGGCGGGCGAGCCCGGCGACAAGGACGAGCTGCTGCGCGCGGTGCGCACGCCCAGCGAGAACCGGCTCCGCCAGGTCCAGCAGGCCCTGCGCGCGGGGGCCACCGTGGCCGAGTTGTACGAGGCCACCAGGATCGACCCGTGGTTCCTCGACCAGCTGCTGCGGCTGGAGGAGAAGGCCCGCGAGCTGGCCGCCGCCCCCCGGCTGGACGCCGAGCTGCTGCGCTCGGCCAAGCGGCTGGGCTTCTCCGACGTCCAGATCGGCGAGATCACCGGCCGCTCCGAGGAGGTCGTCCGGGAACTGCGCGACGCCCTGGACGTCCACCCCGTCTACCTGACCGTGGACACCTGCGCCGCGGAGTTCGCCGCGCGGACGCCGTACCTGTACTCCAGCTACGACGAGGAGACCGAGGTCCCCGAGAGCAGCCGACCCAAGGTCATCATCCTCGGCTCCGGCCCCAACCGGATCGGTCAGGGCGTGGAGTTCGACTACAGCTGCGTGCACGCCTCCTTCGCGCTGGCGGAGGCCGGATACGAGACCGTCATGGTCAACTGCAACCCCGAGACGGTCTCCACCGACTACGACACCAGCGACCGGCTGTACTTCGAGCCGCTGACGCTGGAGGACGTGCTGGAGGTCGTGCGCGCCGAGCAGCTGACCGGACAGGTCGCGGGCGTGATCGTGCAGCTGGGCGGCCAGACCCCGCTGGGCCTGGCCGGAAAGCTCAAGGACGCGGGGGTGCCGATCGTGGGCACCAGCCCCGAGGCCATCGACCTGGCCGAGGACCGCGGCGAGTTCGGCCGGGTGCTGGCCAGGGCCGGGCTGCCCGCCCCCAAGCACGGCACCGCCCAGTCCTTCGAGGAGGCCCGGGCCATCGCCGACGAGATCGGCTACCCGGTGCTGGTGCGCCCCTCCTACGTGCTGGGCGGCCGCGGCATGGAGATCGTCTACAACGAGTCCATGCTCGCCGACTACATCGAGCGCAACGCCGAGGTCAGCACCGAGCACCCGGTCCTGGTGGACCGCTTCCTCGACGACGCCATCGAGATCGACGTGGACGCCCTCTACGACGGGACCGACCTGTATCTCGGCGGCATCATGGAGCACATCGAGGAGGCGGGGATCCACTCCGGCGACTCCGCCTGCGCCCTGCCCTCCATCACGCTCGGCCAGGAGGACATCGAGCGCATCCGCTACTCCACCGAGGCCATCGCCGCGGGCGTCGGGGTGCGCGGCCTGCTCAACGTCCAGTACGCGCTCGCCTCCGGGGTGCTCTACGTCCTGGAGGCCAACCCGCGCGCCTCGCGCACCGTGCCGTTCGTGTCCAAGGCCACCGCGGTGCCGCTGGCCAAGGCCGCCGCGCGGGTGATGATGGGCGCCGCCGTCCGCGAGCTGCGCGCCGAGGGCGTCCTGCCGCCGCGCGGCGACGGCGGCACCCTGCCGCTGGACGCCCCGGTCGCGGTCAAGGAGGCGGTGCTGCCCTTCAACCGCTTCATCGACCGCCACGGCCACGGTGTCGACACCGTGCTGGGGCCGGAGATGCGCTCCACCGGCGAGGTCATGGGCCTGGACGCGGACTTCGGCACCGCCTACGCCAAGTCCCAACTGGCCACCTACGGGAAGCTGCCCACCTCCGGAGCGGTGTTCGTCTCCGTGGCCAACCGGGACAAGCGCACCATGATCTTCCCGGTCAAACGCCTGGCCGACCTGGGCTTCGAGATCCTGGCCACCGAGGGCACCGCCCTGGCGCTGCGCCGCCACGGCGTCCAGGCCCGCGTGGTGCGCAAGCACAGCGACGGTCCCGGCCCCGACGGCGAGCCGACGATCGTGCAGCGCATCCACAACGGCGAGGTGAGCCTCATCGTCAACACCCCGTTCGGTGGTCCCGGCCAGTCGGGGCCGCGCCTCGACGGCTACGAGATCCGCACCGCCGCGGTCGCGCGCGGGGTACCCAGCGTCACCACCGTCCAGGGCCTCTCCGCCGCGGTGCAGGGCATCGAGTCCCTGGTCAACGGCGACATCGGGGTGCGTTCCCTGCAGGAGCACGCTCGCGCGCTGCAGGCCGCGACCCGGGAGGCGCTGGCGCGCTGA
- a CDS encoding dihydroorotate dehydrogenase electron transfer subunit produces MSDVRPVQMSSPVLTVRQVDAYHAITVVAPGIAERFRSGQFVAVAVGGEHSSMLTRRVFAIHEVKPDYGGTVEFLFTVRGRGTAWLAERRSRDLLDVIGPLGRPFPLPRDPVNCVLVGGGAGSAPLFPLAHALRRRGCRVDFVLGAATASRVFSAITARRIAETATFTTDDGSFGTRGRVTDVLDQVIDDACSDVVYACGPMPMLREVTAAAARHGIPIQVSVEETMACGTGVCMSCVVPVVGEDGITRMARACVDGPVFRGERVRFDDVGTIPFDALGAPGWKARASGEDRAREAG; encoded by the coding sequence GTGAGTGACGTGCGGCCGGTGCAGATGAGCAGCCCGGTGCTGACGGTGCGGCAGGTGGACGCCTACCACGCCATCACGGTGGTCGCTCCGGGGATCGCGGAGCGGTTCCGGTCGGGACAGTTCGTCGCGGTGGCGGTGGGCGGCGAGCACTCCAGCATGCTCACCCGTCGGGTCTTCGCCATCCACGAGGTCAAGCCCGACTACGGCGGTACCGTGGAGTTTCTGTTCACGGTGCGCGGCAGGGGCACCGCCTGGCTGGCCGAGCGCCGCTCCCGGGACCTGCTGGACGTCATCGGCCCCCTGGGCAGGCCGTTCCCGCTGCCGCGCGATCCGGTCAACTGCGTCCTGGTCGGCGGAGGGGCGGGCAGCGCGCCGCTGTTTCCGCTGGCGCACGCGCTGCGGCGGCGCGGCTGCCGGGTGGACTTCGTGCTGGGGGCGGCCACGGCGTCGCGGGTGTTCAGCGCGATCACGGCGCGGCGGATCGCCGAGACCGCGACCTTCACCACCGACGACGGCTCCTTCGGGACGCGCGGCAGGGTCACCGACGTCCTCGACCAGGTGATCGACGACGCCTGTTCGGACGTGGTGTACGCGTGCGGGCCGATGCCGATGCTGCGCGAGGTCACCGCGGCCGCGGCGCGCCACGGGATTCCGATCCAGGTGTCGGTGGAGGAGACCATGGCGTGCGGCACCGGCGTCTGCATGTCGTGCGTGGTCCCGGTGGTGGGGGAGGACGGCATCACCCGCATGGCGCGCGCCTGCGTGGACGGCCCGGTGTTCCGGGGCGAGCGCGTGCGGTTCGACGACGTCGGGACGATTCCCTTCGACGCCCTGGGAGCCCCGGGGTGGAAGGCGCGCGCGAGCGGGGAGGACCGGGCACGCGAGGCCGGATGA